In Leptodesmis sichuanensis A121, the following are encoded in one genomic region:
- a CDS encoding Crp/Fnr family transcriptional regulator: MLQPTLSSPIQRSDPRQLLEELYQGRTLQGFRAGQAIPMNPNDLWIVCRGVVQLNTLYPNGDEALLGLACPSMPFGLPISLIYPYQAIALSDVDLMSLTLAELQQHPNLMQEVFQHLARRLRQAEAMLAMAGCRRVEDRLRQFLLLLQMEVGQPSPEGTRLTVRLTHQHLASAIGTTRVTVTRLLGKLREEGWLKLDGDRHIILQSAPALM; encoded by the coding sequence ATGCTTCAGCCGACTCTTTCTTCTCCCATCCAGCGGTCTGATCCGCGTCAATTGTTGGAAGAACTGTATCAGGGACGCACTCTGCAGGGGTTCCGTGCTGGACAGGCCATTCCCATGAATCCCAATGATCTATGGATCGTTTGCCGGGGAGTGGTTCAACTCAATACCCTCTACCCAAATGGCGATGAAGCCCTGCTAGGTTTGGCTTGTCCCTCGATGCCCTTTGGTCTGCCAATTTCCCTGATTTATCCCTACCAGGCGATCGCTTTATCTGATGTTGATTTAATGAGTCTGACCCTGGCAGAGTTGCAACAACATCCTAACTTGATGCAGGAAGTCTTTCAGCACCTGGCGCGGCGATTACGGCAAGCAGAGGCGATGTTAGCAATGGCTGGTTGTCGTCGAGTTGAGGATCGCTTACGGCAATTTCTGTTGTTGCTCCAAATGGAGGTGGGCCAACCTTCTCCTGAAGGGACGCGCTTAACTGTACGGCTAACTCATCAACATCTCGCTAGTGCCATTGGTACCACCCGCGTTACTGTTACCCGACTCCTTGGCAAGTTGAGGGAAGAAGGCTGGCTGAAGTTGGATGGCGATCGTCACATCATCCTCCAATCAGCCCCTGCCCTGATGTAA
- a CDS encoding sensor histidine kinase codes for MPFGREQPKVLLERWIGMQRFSIQSIRASWAALPVRYRGAVVITIPAFCLLITLGAWVWSRESLLNVRRRIEHSDKIIQESAGLLSGMINAETGVRGYTITQNPDFLDPYRRYATSLDLVLQRLRQLLAENPQQLHQLQEIERLIRTNQAIFQQLLSEVAAQPQAGTPSAQIKRHIYKSKSNMDALRSITTRFQQEEQEHKADLLAQRGKVQQTTALAILLTSVISVLGFWAALYLFTQLDQNLTDREQRLRESKSLLQTLVNNVVDGVIILDADDKIESFNPTASEMFGYDPAEVIGAPPDRLFTTPLLPSSALLSASVPSPKLPASSHTQTARGVRRDQSTFPVALSISHVQLDARRLVVIIRDMTEVQQTQEKLQERADELARLTGILTQTNATLEDRNRELEQFAYVASHDLKAPLRAIANLSEWIEEDLQDQLPAENQHQMKLLRGRVLRMEALINGLLDYSRAGRKQVEVELVSVKALLAEVIDSLAPPDTFMIEIAPNMPVLNTKRILLQQVFANLINNAIKHHDRGNGHLWIDVQDRGDRYEFIVTDDGPGIDAAFHEKIFVIFQTLEARDTKESTGVGLAIVKKIVEFERGNIWVESAKGAGAAFHFTWPKQSEAIC; via the coding sequence ATGCCTTTCGGCAGAGAACAGCCCAAAGTTTTGCTGGAAAGATGGATTGGTATGCAGCGGTTTTCCATCCAATCGATTCGGGCATCCTGGGCAGCCCTACCTGTCCGTTACCGTGGGGCTGTGGTGATTACGATCCCAGCCTTTTGCCTGCTGATTACGTTAGGAGCCTGGGTCTGGTCACGGGAGAGCCTTTTGAACGTGCGTCGTCGCATTGAGCACAGTGACAAAATTATTCAGGAAAGCGCTGGCTTGTTGAGTGGCATGATCAACGCTGAGACGGGAGTACGAGGTTATACCATCACCCAAAACCCGGATTTTCTGGATCCTTATCGGAGATATGCAACCAGCCTTGATCTGGTGTTGCAGCGGCTGCGACAGTTGCTGGCAGAAAATCCCCAACAGTTGCATCAGCTACAAGAGATTGAACGCCTGATCCGAACAAATCAGGCCATTTTTCAGCAATTACTCAGTGAAGTTGCTGCTCAACCTCAAGCTGGAACCCCATCTGCTCAAATCAAACGGCACATCTATAAGAGCAAAAGCAACATGGATGCGTTGCGATCGATAACTACAAGATTCCAGCAAGAGGAACAGGAACACAAGGCTGATCTCCTGGCTCAACGGGGGAAAGTGCAACAGACCACAGCCCTGGCGATTTTGTTAACCAGCGTCATCAGTGTTTTGGGGTTTTGGGCGGCCCTGTACTTGTTTACTCAACTTGACCAAAATTTGACCGATCGGGAACAACGACTGCGGGAGAGTAAATCGTTACTCCAGACGCTGGTCAATAATGTAGTCGATGGCGTGATCATTCTGGATGCAGATGACAAAATTGAGAGCTTTAACCCGACGGCATCCGAAATGTTTGGTTATGATCCCGCAGAGGTGATCGGCGCTCCTCCCGATCGGTTATTTACCACTCCTTTGCTTCCATCCTCTGCTCTGTTATCGGCCTCTGTTCCTTCTCCCAAGCTTCCTGCCTCCAGCCATACTCAGACAGCGCGGGGAGTGCGTCGAGATCAATCCACCTTTCCCGTAGCCCTCTCCATCAGTCATGTGCAATTGGACGCTCGCCGTCTGGTTGTGATCATTCGGGACATGACTGAAGTGCAGCAAACTCAGGAAAAACTACAGGAGCGAGCCGATGAACTGGCCCGTCTCACGGGAATTTTGACGCAAACCAATGCCACCCTGGAAGACCGCAACCGGGAATTAGAACAATTCGCCTATGTCGCTTCCCATGACTTGAAAGCGCCGCTACGGGCGATCGCTAACCTATCGGAATGGATTGAGGAAGACTTGCAAGACCAACTGCCAGCCGAAAATCAACACCAGATGAAACTGCTGCGGGGACGAGTGTTACGGATGGAGGCGCTGATCAATGGCTTGCTGGATTACTCGCGCGCTGGACGAAAACAGGTTGAAGTTGAATTGGTATCAGTCAAAGCCTTACTGGCAGAAGTGATTGATTCCCTTGCGCCACCAGACACTTTTATGATCGAGATTGCACCCAATATGCCTGTCCTGAATACCAAACGAATTCTCCTGCAGCAGGTGTTTGCAAACCTGATTAACAATGCCATCAAGCATCACGATCGCGGCAATGGTCATCTCTGGATTGATGTGCAGGATCGGGGCGATCGCTATGAATTTATTGTCACCGACGATGGCCCCGGCATTGATGCAGCTTTCCATGAGAAAATCTTTGTCATTTTTCAAACCCTGGAAGCACGGGATACCAAAGAAAGTACAGGGGTCGGGTTAGCGATTGTCAAAAAAATTGTAGAGTTTGAACGGGGCAATATTTGGGTAGAGTCTGCCAAAGGAGCAGGTGCAGCTTTCCATTTCACCTGGCCTAAACAGTCTGAAGCGATCTGCTGA
- a CDS encoding tetratricopeptide repeat protein: MDLASSTTMELSSNSGSASHNISNSSATAQTIHHIWFIRGKLLAKQGYHEAALASFKAALRIQPNHLQSWIFQGAVLAHLGRYPSALASFDRAVSLSPDNREAWIFRGAILASLGHSAESIYSYKQALKLQQQEAVICKDYPLWMPTDMLAGLVDLAG; this comes from the coding sequence ATGGATTTAGCATCCTCTACTACGATGGAATTGAGTTCAAACAGCGGTTCCGCTTCCCACAACATCAGCAATTCTTCGGCCACAGCCCAAACTATTCACCACATCTGGTTCATTCGGGGCAAACTCTTGGCGAAACAGGGTTATCATGAAGCCGCTTTGGCTAGCTTCAAGGCTGCCTTACGAATTCAGCCCAATCACTTGCAAAGTTGGATCTTTCAAGGAGCAGTACTGGCCCATCTGGGACGCTATCCATCCGCCCTGGCCAGTTTCGATCGCGCCGTCAGCCTTTCTCCCGACAATCGGGAAGCCTGGATTTTCCGTGGCGCAATTCTGGCCTCTCTAGGACATTCGGCTGAATCCATCTACAGCTACAAACAAGCACTCAAGCTGCAACAGCAGGAAGCGGTGATTTGTAAAGATTATCCGCTCTGGATGCCAACCGATATGCTGGCAGGTTTGGTGGATTTGGCCGGGTAG
- a CDS encoding phycocyanobilin:ferredoxin oxidoreductase — translation MDTSTLPLRDQLHPAIRSLADAIEACWHRHFDLSPYPLPAELGYVEGRLEGEKLTIENRCYQTPQFRKLHLELAKVGTNLDILHCVMFPRPDYALPMFGTDLVGGRGQISAAIADLSPTSPTRTLPAGYQSALSQLPAPTFSQPRDLPPWGDIFSSFCLFIRPADATEEAVFVDRVSAFLDIHCQQAIATRPTPEQTPEILAGQHNYCTKQQQNDKTRRVLEKAFGKEWADHYMTTVLFDLVEQVET, via the coding sequence ATGGACACTTCTACTTTGCCCCTCCGCGACCAGTTACATCCTGCCATTCGATCGCTGGCAGATGCGATCGAAGCCTGCTGGCATCGCCATTTTGACCTTTCTCCCTATCCCTTGCCCGCCGAGTTGGGTTACGTGGAAGGACGATTGGAAGGCGAAAAGCTGACGATCGAAAATCGCTGTTATCAAACCCCTCAGTTCCGTAAGCTCCACCTGGAACTGGCGAAAGTGGGAACGAATCTGGATATCTTACATTGCGTGATGTTCCCCCGTCCTGACTATGCCTTGCCCATGTTTGGCACCGATCTGGTTGGTGGACGAGGCCAAATCAGTGCTGCGATCGCCGATCTCTCTCCCACCAGTCCCACTCGCACTTTACCAGCAGGTTATCAATCTGCCCTGAGCCAGCTTCCTGCACCCACCTTTTCTCAACCTCGTGATTTGCCTCCCTGGGGAGATATTTTTTCTAGCTTCTGTTTATTTATTCGTCCGGCAGATGCCACCGAAGAGGCCGTTTTTGTTGATCGCGTGTCAGCATTTCTGGACATTCACTGCCAGCAGGCGATCGCGACCCGCCCTACCCCGGAACAAACTCCTGAAATTCTGGCAGGGCAGCATAACTACTGCACCAAACAACAACAAAACGACAAAACCCGCCGCGTTCTGGAAAAGGCTTTTGGCAAAGAATGGGCCGACCACTATATGACAACGGTACTGTTTGATCTGGTAGAGCAAGTTGAAACCTAA
- a CDS encoding DnaD domain-containing protein, giving the protein MTEVPEQVKTSISSPEAQHALCLLRYYGFELTTYTVEEQIAEWLEHYPARMIVQAIIEALYQGRYKTVSVNQILALWHRRGQTICHFNGEFERLVGGNLPVAVQSPPAVKEPPVPASSPKPIQSYREMLLELPSVRAASKLKHLTEIPSLKLSQMRISEEPGNGISSDSPPPISTIAEVRNSPTAGLKSPEFKLQPPASDQLDKPEPDPEREFKEFKEGVVFALSSGLAAHTLKPRMRLLLSRLYQIDWLQFCTSSKAIEQFVPALKPSEFHNKLKTVAEPGESEQK; this is encoded by the coding sequence ATGACGGAAGTGCCAGAGCAAGTGAAAACCTCTATTAGTAGTCCTGAAGCGCAGCACGCCTTATGTTTGTTGCGTTACTACGGGTTTGAACTGACTACGTACACCGTCGAGGAACAGATAGCAGAGTGGTTGGAGCACTATCCAGCCCGAATGATTGTGCAGGCCATTATTGAAGCGCTGTATCAGGGACGGTACAAAACTGTTTCCGTGAATCAGATATTAGCGTTGTGGCACCGTCGAGGTCAAACGATCTGTCATTTTAACGGTGAGTTTGAACGCCTGGTGGGCGGTAATCTGCCCGTCGCGGTTCAGTCTCCTCCCGCAGTAAAGGAGCCACCTGTCCCCGCATCATCTCCCAAGCCGATCCAGTCCTACCGAGAAATGCTCCTGGAATTACCCAGTGTTAGGGCGGCTTCTAAATTAAAGCACTTGACAGAAATTCCTTCCCTAAAGCTGTCTCAAATGCGGATTAGTGAAGAGCCAGGCAATGGCATCAGCAGTGATAGCCCACCGCCGATAAGCACGATCGCTGAGGTCAGGAATTCTCCTACTGCCGGACTAAAATCACCTGAATTCAAGCTCCAACCTCCCGCATCGGATCAATTAGATAAGCCAGAGCCGGATCCAGAGCGCGAGTTCAAAGAGTTCAAAGAAGGAGTCGTCTTTGCCCTGAGTTCCGGTTTGGCGGCTCATACTCTCAAACCCAGGATGCGGTTGCTGCTGAGTCGGCTGTATCAAATTGACTGGCTGCAGTTTTGTACCAGTTCCAAGGCGATCGAACAGTTTGTCCCAGCCTTAAAGCCATCTGAGTTTCATAACAAACTGAAAACAGTGGCTGAACCAGGAGAATCAGAACAAAAGTAA
- a CDS encoding Dps family protein, producing the protein MRKVNIGLTDKQRKGVCELLNQDLANGYLLLIKTKKYHWDVIGPQFRTLHELWDEQYTTLSETVDSIAERIRQLGGFPVGTATEFTRLAAIQENPEVIPSATEMVSRLIDDHELIIRNLREQVDQCSEEFHDEGTADFLTGLMEQHEEMAWMLRSFIEGEAITADAVQPGKAAKTAVGAGSR; encoded by the coding sequence ATGCGTAAGGTAAACATCGGCCTGACCGACAAGCAACGCAAGGGTGTGTGTGAACTGTTGAATCAAGATCTAGCAAATGGGTATCTGCTACTGATTAAAACCAAGAAATATCACTGGGATGTGATTGGTCCTCAATTCCGTACCCTGCATGAACTGTGGGATGAGCAGTACACCACCTTGTCTGAAACGGTGGATAGCATTGCTGAGCGCATTCGCCAACTGGGCGGGTTCCCTGTCGGTACAGCAACGGAATTTACCCGTCTGGCTGCGATTCAGGAAAACCCTGAAGTGATTCCTAGCGCGACTGAAATGGTTTCTCGCCTGATAGATGATCATGAACTGATCATTCGCAACCTGCGGGAACAAGTCGATCAATGTAGTGAAGAATTCCACGATGAGGGAACTGCAGACTTCCTGACTGGCCTGATGGAACAACACGAAGAAATGGCCTGGATGCTGCGTTCTTTCATTGAAGGGGAAGCAATCACTGCGGATGCAGTGCAACCTGGCAAAGCAGCTAAAACTGCTGTTGGCGCAGGTTCTCGTTAA
- a CDS encoding response regulator has product MEDRLINVLLVEDDEVDVMNVKRAFKRNNITNPLYTAANGLEALALLRGENPAVPAVPPTRRLILLDLNMPKMGGLEFLQELRSDPVLRNIPVVVLTTSNEDRDRIEAYNLNVAGYILKPVTFINFAEVMATLNKYWALCELPC; this is encoded by the coding sequence ATGGAAGATCGGTTAATTAACGTCCTGCTAGTTGAGGATGATGAAGTCGATGTGATGAATGTCAAACGAGCATTCAAGCGCAACAATATTACTAATCCGCTGTATACGGCTGCTAACGGTCTAGAAGCATTAGCCTTGTTACGTGGGGAAAATCCTGCTGTTCCAGCGGTGCCCCCAACTCGTCGTTTAATTTTGCTGGATCTCAATATGCCCAAGATGGGTGGGCTGGAATTTTTGCAGGAACTCCGCTCGGATCCAGTATTACGAAATATTCCTGTTGTAGTACTCACGACTTCTAATGAAGATCGCGATCGTATTGAAGCCTACAACTTAAATGTCGCTGGATATATTCTCAAGCCTGTGACCTTTATTAATTTTGCCGAAGTCATGGCGACATTGAATAAATATTGGGCTTTATGCGAACTGCCTTGCTAG
- a CDS encoding hybrid sensor histidine kinase/response regulator, translating to MEETLKILVVDDDEVDRLAVRRALKSAGFSVDLLEACDYGTAIVTLKEAEFDCVFLDYRLPDKDGLALVQDLRHQGVKIPLIVLTGQGDEQIAVDVMKAGATDYLSKSKVSADTLSYVLRNALRLYEAERAIELANQKRERLSREREDFVYRLTHDLRTPLVAADRMLTLFQQEAFGPTSPDMDEAIATMIQSNQNLLQMVNTILEVYRHDAGHKNLKFAPCDLSQIIRDVAQELSPLAADKGLKLTVNLAPEAGPKRVTTVMGDCMELRRLVSHLVNNAIKFTQKGSIEIRLIGAPIKSLSDADTSNAWVTIEVQDTGCGIPPADQKMLFERFRQGEGDNRRAGSGLGLYLARRIVEGHQGTIVVESQVGQGSLFTIRLPVQQPCDYRNGDGEQ from the coding sequence ATGGAAGAGACCTTAAAGATTTTAGTTGTAGATGATGATGAGGTAGATCGACTGGCCGTACGCCGTGCCCTTAAATCTGCTGGTTTCTCTGTAGACCTGTTGGAAGCCTGTGATTACGGCACTGCGATCGTTACTTTAAAAGAAGCAGAGTTTGATTGCGTTTTTCTAGACTATCGATTGCCGGATAAAGACGGGCTGGCCTTAGTGCAAGATCTGCGTCACCAGGGAGTCAAAATTCCCTTAATTGTGTTGACCGGGCAGGGCGATGAACAGATCGCCGTGGATGTGATGAAAGCTGGGGCAACAGATTATTTATCCAAGTCCAAAGTGTCTGCAGATACCTTAAGTTATGTCCTGCGGAATGCGTTGCGCTTGTATGAGGCAGAACGGGCGATCGAATTAGCCAATCAGAAACGAGAACGCCTCAGCCGGGAGCGGGAAGATTTTGTCTATCGCCTCACCCACGACTTACGAACACCCCTGGTTGCTGCCGATCGGATGCTCACGCTGTTTCAGCAGGAAGCCTTTGGGCCAACTTCCCCAGACATGGATGAAGCGATCGCCACTATGATCCAGAGCAATCAGAATTTGCTGCAAATGGTCAACACCATTTTGGAAGTCTATCGCCACGATGCGGGGCACAAAAATCTCAAATTTGCTCCCTGCGATCTGAGCCAGATCATCCGAGACGTAGCTCAGGAACTGTCTCCCCTGGCTGCAGATAAAGGATTGAAATTGACCGTAAACCTGGCCCCAGAAGCTGGCCCCAAACGAGTCACAACCGTGATGGGCGATTGCATGGAACTCCGCCGCCTCGTATCCCATCTGGTCAATAACGCGATTAAGTTTACGCAAAAGGGCAGCATTGAGATTCGCTTGATTGGCGCACCGATCAAATCTTTGAGTGATGCGGATACCAGCAATGCCTGGGTGACGATCGAAGTCCAGGATACGGGCTGTGGCATTCCCCCCGCTGACCAGAAGATGCTGTTTGAACGGTTCCGCCAGGGAGAAGGAGACAACCGCCGTGCCGGAAGTGGCCTGGGTCTTTACCTGGCTCGCCGAATTGTGGAAGGGCACCAGGGCACGATCGTTGTAGAATCTCAGGTCGGTCAAGGGAGTCTGTTTACCATTCGACTCCCGGTTCAACAGCCCTGTGACTATAGAAATGGAGATGGGGAACAGTGA
- a CDS encoding YqaE/Pmp3 family membrane protein, which produces MKILRLILGIVLPPLGVLLTFGVGPTLIINILLTLLGWVPGSIHAVWAIAKHEEQMAAIDRGAGI; this is translated from the coding sequence ATGAAAATCCTACGCTTGATTCTCGGAATTGTGCTGCCCCCTCTGGGAGTGTTGCTGACCTTCGGAGTAGGGCCAACATTAATCATTAATATCTTGCTGACCTTGCTGGGTTGGGTTCCTGGAAGTATTCATGCGGTCTGGGCGATCGCAAAGCATGAAGAACAAATGGCTGCCATTGATCGGGGTGCAGGCATTTAG
- a CDS encoding response regulator, with translation MSEIRITLIEDHDLTRLGLRAALKRQEGIDLIGEAANGIQGLELVETTRPDIAIVDIGLPDMDGIELTRKIKQFQTVRGESDVKVLILTMHDREDLVLAAFAAGADSYCMKDISTDRLVKALQETYEGHSWIDPAIATIVLRQVRLHAQPEPVEKTKTVEIEALEPELEQALQESPLTEREMEILELIVQGSSNVAIAERLFISMGTVKTHVRNILNKLCVDDRTQAAVVALRSGLVS, from the coding sequence ATGTCTGAGATCCGCATAACCTTAATCGAAGACCATGATCTAACCCGTTTAGGATTGCGGGCTGCTTTGAAACGCCAGGAAGGGATCGATCTGATTGGAGAGGCGGCTAACGGCATACAAGGGTTAGAACTGGTAGAAACGACCCGTCCTGACATTGCCATTGTGGATATTGGCTTACCTGACATGGACGGAATTGAATTGACCCGTAAAATTAAGCAGTTTCAGACAGTCAGGGGAGAGTCCGACGTTAAAGTTCTCATCCTGACAATGCATGACCGGGAGGATCTGGTACTGGCTGCGTTTGCCGCTGGCGCAGATTCTTACTGTATGAAAGATATCAGCACCGATCGCCTGGTAAAAGCACTGCAAGAAACCTATGAGGGCCACTCCTGGATCGACCCTGCGATCGCGACGATTGTGTTGCGGCAGGTGCGTCTCCATGCCCAGCCTGAGCCTGTTGAGAAAACCAAAACCGTTGAAATTGAAGCACTGGAGCCGGAGTTGGAACAGGCTCTGCAAGAATCGCCTCTGACAGAGCGGGAAATGGAGATTTTGGAACTGATTGTCCAGGGCAGCAGCAATGTGGCGATCGCAGAGAGACTCTTTATCTCAATGGGTACGGTCAAAACCCACGTTCGTAACATTCTGAACAAACTGTGTGTGGATGATCGTACCCAGGCCGCTGTTGTTGCTCTGCGATCGGGGCTGGTATCCTAA